A genome region from Thermococcus onnurineus NA1 includes the following:
- a CDS encoding slipin family protein: protein MVAVSTMVLGIVLLFVLIILASAIKIVKEYERAVIFRLGRIVGARGPGLFFIIPIFEKAVIVDLRTRVLDVPVQETITKDNVPVRVNAVVYFRVIDPIKTVTQVRNYIMATSQIAQTTLRSVIGQAHLDELLSERDKLNLQLQKIIDEATDPWGIKVSTVEIKDVELPSGMQRAMARQAEAERERRARILLAEAERQAAEKLREAAEIISEHPMALQLRTLQTISDVSSDKSNVIVLTLPMEMLKLFRSLADTADAARAKLEKEAEKE from the coding sequence ATGGTGGCAGTTAGCACAATGGTTTTGGGTATTGTTTTGTTGTTTGTTTTGATTATTTTGGCCTCCGCCATAAAGATAGTCAAGGAGTACGAAAGGGCCGTTATCTTCAGGCTTGGTAGGATAGTCGGAGCAAGAGGCCCAGGTCTGTTCTTCATCATACCAATATTCGAAAAAGCTGTTATAGTAGACCTCAGAACGCGCGTCCTCGACGTTCCGGTTCAGGAGACCATAACCAAGGACAACGTCCCGGTCAGGGTCAACGCGGTCGTCTACTTCCGCGTCATTGATCCGATCAAAACCGTCACCCAAGTCCGCAACTACATAATGGCCACCAGCCAGATTGCTCAGACGACGCTAAGGAGCGTGATCGGCCAGGCCCACCTCGACGAGCTCCTCAGTGAGAGGGATAAGCTCAACCTTCAGCTCCAAAAGATAATCGACGAGGCTACTGATCCGTGGGGAATAAAGGTCAGCACCGTCGAGATCAAGGATGTCGAACTGCCGAGTGGAATGCAGAGGGCCATGGCAAGGCAGGCAGAAGCCGAGAGGGAGAGGAGAGCAAGAATCCTTCTGGCAGAGGCCGAGAGGCAGGCCGCCGAGAAGCTTAGAGAAGCTGCCGAGATAATCTCCGAACATCCGATGGCACTCCAGCTCAGGACGCTCCAGACGATAAGCGATGTCTCCAGTGACAAGAGCAACGTAATAGTACTAACGCTGCCAATGGAGATGCTCAAGCTCTTCAGGAGTCTAGCTGACACCGCAGATGCTGCCAGAGCAAAACTCGAAAAAGAAGCTGAGAAAGAGTAA
- a CDS encoding NfeD family protein: MKLKIVLIVLILFVTFFPSAHAQGNTVYVAKIDGMITGYTVDQFDRYISEAEKANASAIIIELNTPGGRADAMQEIVMRIQNAKVPVIIYVYPSGGMAASAGTYIALGSHLIAMAPGTVIGACRPILGYGANGSIVEAPAKIVNFYITYLRELAEMSGRNATLAEQFITEDRSVTSQEALEYGVIEVVATDVNDLLQKTDGMETKIPVKGKGKVVLNFKDARVVYLKPSFKDTVVKYITDPTIAYILLNLGFIGIIFGFLTPGWHVPETAGAIMLVLGLIGLGYFGYSSAGLLLIVLAMIFFIAEALTPTFGLFTVAGTITFILGGIMLFGSGGGEYLVSGAIYEMLRIVIIVMAILMGLFFAFGAAAAVKAHRRRPESGKEELIGAKGKVIQELNPEGMIRVHGELWKALSKDGSRIPAGEKVRIVEIKGLTLIVEKEGD; encoded by the coding sequence ATGAAGCTAAAGATTGTCCTGATCGTGCTCATTTTGTTCGTCACGTTCTTTCCCAGTGCACATGCTCAGGGCAACACAGTTTATGTTGCCAAAATAGACGGCATGATAACCGGCTACACCGTGGATCAGTTCGACAGGTACATCAGCGAGGCGGAGAAGGCCAATGCATCGGCGATCATCATCGAGCTCAACACCCCCGGAGGAAGGGCCGACGCAATGCAGGAGATAGTGATGAGGATACAGAACGCCAAGGTTCCAGTTATAATCTACGTCTATCCCTCAGGGGGAATGGCCGCTTCCGCGGGAACGTATATAGCCCTGGGCTCTCACCTGATAGCCATGGCTCCCGGAACCGTCATTGGGGCTTGCAGGCCAATACTCGGCTACGGTGCAAACGGCAGCATAGTTGAGGCACCCGCTAAGATAGTCAACTTCTACATAACGTACCTGCGCGAGCTGGCCGAGATGAGCGGAAGGAACGCCACCCTTGCAGAACAGTTCATCACTGAGGACAGGAGCGTCACCTCACAAGAGGCTCTTGAATACGGCGTTATCGAAGTCGTAGCGACCGATGTCAACGACCTTCTCCAGAAGACAGATGGGATGGAGACCAAGATTCCGGTCAAAGGGAAGGGAAAAGTCGTTCTCAACTTCAAAGATGCGCGCGTTGTTTACCTGAAGCCATCTTTCAAGGACACCGTCGTTAAGTACATAACCGACCCCACTATAGCCTATATCCTTCTCAACCTTGGCTTTATCGGAATAATCTTTGGATTCCTAACTCCCGGTTGGCACGTGCCGGAGACAGCGGGAGCCATAATGCTCGTCCTTGGATTGATAGGCCTCGGATACTTCGGCTACAGCAGTGCAGGACTCCTTCTGATAGTCCTCGCAATGATATTCTTCATAGCTGAGGCCCTGACGCCAACCTTTGGCCTTTTCACTGTGGCGGGAACCATTACATTCATTCTCGGAGGGATAATGCTATTCGGAAGCGGTGGAGGTGAGTACCTGGTGAGCGGAGCCATTTACGAAATGTTAAGGATAGTTATCATCGTCATGGCAATACTAATGGGGCTATTTTTCGCCTTCGGAGCAGCGGCGGCAGTGAAAGCCCACAGGAGGAGACCAGAATCAGGAAAAGAAGAGCTAATTGGAGCCAAAGGGAAAGTCATCCAGGAGCTCAACCCTGAAGGCATGATCAGGGTTCACGGAGAGCTCTGGAAGGCCCTCAGCAAAGACGGAAGCAGGATTCCAGCAGGGGAGAAGGTCAGGATTGTTGAAATCAAGGGACTAACTCTTATAGTGGAAAAGGAGGGAGATTGA
- a CDS encoding DNA-3-methyladenine glycosylase family protein, which translates to MAGIDLKKTTHEMVKNGTWKFDGIFWQAFENGLAGFDGENFIFPDEWGKHERKEAKNKLKFILGLDTDLDSFYNEIVDSRFAFLIDEFYGLTVPAAPSPYQALVEVVAQQQINFEFAQRTIRNLVKLAGKRIGDLYVFPSAEKITSLSEEELKKAKLGYRAGYIKFLTELYLNGELNLELWDWREEDSIKYLTKFRGIGKWSAELFLLYGLRKNVYPAGDLGLRRGVAKIFGKNVKEVKEKDVRELIEPYGKWKSLLAFYVLCYDRKTEMERKRK; encoded by the coding sequence ATGGCTGGGATTGACCTGAAGAAAACGACCCATGAGATGGTAAAGAACGGCACGTGGAAGTTCGACGGAATCTTCTGGCAGGCCTTCGAGAACGGTCTGGCTGGCTTTGACGGAGAGAACTTCATATTCCCTGATGAATGGGGTAAGCATGAAAGGAAAGAAGCAAAGAACAAGCTGAAATTCATCCTTGGCCTCGATACAGATCTGGACTCCTTTTACAACGAAATTGTCGATTCAAGATTCGCTTTTCTTATCGATGAGTTCTACGGCCTAACAGTTCCCGCCGCCCCAAGCCCGTACCAGGCCCTTGTTGAGGTGGTAGCGCAGCAACAGATTAACTTTGAGTTCGCCCAGAGGACGATAAGGAACCTCGTCAAACTGGCCGGCAAAAGGATTGGTGATCTTTACGTCTTCCCGAGCGCTGAAAAAATAACGTCGCTGAGTGAAGAGGAGCTTAAGAAGGCAAAGCTTGGCTACCGCGCGGGATACATAAAGTTCCTCACGGAGCTCTACCTTAATGGCGAGCTGAACCTTGAGCTATGGGACTGGAGGGAAGAGGACTCCATTAAATACCTCACAAAGTTCCGCGGAATCGGGAAGTGGAGCGCCGAGCTGTTTCTCCTCTACGGTCTAAGGAAGAATGTTTATCCTGCGGGTGACCTGGGGCTGAGAAGGGGGGTAGCAAAGATTTTTGGGAAGAACGTGAAAGAAGTCAAAGAGAAAGACGTCCGCGAGCTCATTGAACCCTACGGAAAGTGGAAGAGCCTTCTGGCATTCTATGTCCTCTGCTATGATAGGAAAACTGAGATGGAGCGGAAGAGAAAATGA
- a CDS encoding 5-oxoprolinase subunit C family protein encodes MIELLQVPSLLTVQDLGRTGYRKLGVPVSGVMDEVSARLANYIVGNPDNAPVLEFLLAGPTIRFNASAVFVIAGDVGVKLNGVPIEPWRSYWAKRGDVLEVGTLRSGLYGYIAFAGGIKCERLLGSCATYTRAGLGRPLKAGDRLTLGYVLLTGKEGRVLPRELRPDYLAKEKVIRVILGPNLDHFTEHGIETFLSETYTVTPESDRMGYRLDGPAIEHSEKGADIVTDAVPIGSIQVPANGKPIIMMADAQTTGGYAKIGVVARVEVPLVAQSRPGERLRFKAVSVEEAHELLRRREKMMTAIKAFLNGELRAYRIKTGGEELIAFAEVEKE; translated from the coding sequence ATGATTGAGCTTCTCCAAGTCCCCTCGCTCCTAACCGTCCAAGATCTTGGCAGAACCGGCTACAGAAAGCTTGGCGTCCCAGTAAGCGGCGTCATGGACGAAGTGAGCGCGAGGCTAGCCAACTACATAGTTGGCAACCCGGACAACGCCCCGGTTCTTGAGTTCCTCCTTGCAGGCCCAACCATCCGCTTCAACGCTTCGGCTGTCTTTGTCATCGCTGGGGACGTGGGGGTTAAGCTCAACGGCGTTCCCATAGAACCCTGGAGGAGTTACTGGGCAAAGCGCGGCGATGTTCTAGAAGTTGGAACGCTGAGGAGCGGTCTATACGGCTATATCGCTTTCGCTGGAGGGATTAAGTGCGAAAGGCTCCTCGGCAGCTGCGCGACCTATACGCGGGCGGGCCTTGGCAGGCCCTTAAAGGCAGGCGATAGGCTAACGCTCGGATACGTCCTGCTAACGGGTAAGGAAGGTAGAGTTCTTCCCCGGGAGCTGAGGCCCGATTATTTGGCAAAGGAGAAAGTTATCCGCGTAATCCTCGGGCCGAATCTTGACCACTTTACCGAACACGGAATAGAAACCTTTCTGAGCGAGACCTACACGGTGACCCCCGAATCCGACAGGATGGGCTACCGCCTCGACGGACCGGCGATAGAGCACTCGGAAAAAGGAGCCGACATCGTAACGGACGCCGTTCCAATCGGCTCAATTCAGGTTCCGGCAAACGGGAAGCCGATAATCATGATGGCCGATGCCCAAACCACTGGCGGCTACGCGAAGATAGGGGTCGTTGCTCGGGTTGAGGTTCCGCTGGTAGCTCAGAGCAGACCGGGTGAGAGGCTGAGGTTCAAAGCGGTGAGTGTCGAAGAAGCACATGAACTTTTAAGGAGGCGTGAGAAGATGATGACGGCGATAAAAGCATTTCTTAATGGAGAGCTCAGGGCGTACAGGATCAAAACAGGAGGAGAAGAGTTGATAGCGTTTGCAGAAGTAGAAAAAGAATAG
- a CDS encoding type II toxin-antitoxin system VapC family toxin, whose product MFVIDAAIFIQGVDVEGVTTPKVVEEVKDPESRLFLEGLINAGKVRVLTPSRESIETVKEAAKRTGELGELSEADIEILALAYELKGTLFTDDYNLQNIARVLGIEFKTLKRGIKKVIRWNYVCIGCGRKFKSEPPDGICPDCGSPVRLIPRKRPRRRRRS is encoded by the coding sequence ATGTTCGTGATAGATGCCGCGATATTCATCCAGGGGGTTGACGTCGAAGGCGTAACTACCCCCAAGGTGGTGGAGGAGGTTAAAGACCCCGAGTCAAGGCTCTTTTTGGAGGGCCTGATTAACGCAGGGAAGGTTAGAGTGCTGACGCCTTCACGCGAGAGCATTGAGACCGTTAAGGAAGCGGCCAAAAGAACCGGCGAGCTCGGAGAACTGAGCGAAGCAGATATAGAAATCCTCGCCTTGGCTTACGAGCTTAAGGGAACGCTCTTCACTGACGACTATAACCTCCAGAACATCGCAAGGGTTCTTGGGATAGAGTTCAAGACCCTTAAGCGCGGAATAAAGAAGGTCATCCGCTGGAACTACGTCTGCATCGGCTGCGGAAGGAAGTTCAAGAGCGAACCTCCTGACGGAATCTGTCCAGATTGTGGGAGCCCCGTGAGGCTCATTCCAAGAAAGCGCCCGAGGAGGCGTCGGCGCTCATAG
- the pxpB gene encoding 5-oxoprolinase subunit PxpB produces MVEFKPAGDSALVISFGEVIDENVNRKVHAVARAIEEASPQWLIEVVPTYSTVYVYYDPFMVSYTEVAEAVKHFLSAEPDEEKSRIVEIPTVYGGEFGPDIEFVAQYNGLSVDDVIDIHSKPLYRVYMLGFTPGFAYLGGMDEKIATPRLEKPRLKVPAGSVGIAGKQTGIYPLESPGGWRLIGRTPLKLFDPRKDPPTLLQPGDYVKFVPISEEEFWELYRGGQDND; encoded by the coding sequence ATGGTCGAGTTCAAACCAGCCGGCGACTCAGCGCTTGTTATCTCCTTCGGCGAGGTAATAGATGAGAATGTAAACAGAAAAGTCCACGCCGTGGCGAGAGCCATCGAAGAAGCTAGTCCTCAGTGGCTCATCGAGGTTGTCCCAACTTACTCAACCGTTTACGTCTACTACGATCCGTTCATGGTGAGCTATACCGAGGTCGCCGAGGCAGTGAAACATTTCCTCTCCGCTGAGCCTGATGAGGAGAAGTCGAGAATAGTCGAGATTCCAACGGTTTACGGCGGTGAATTCGGGCCTGACATCGAGTTCGTCGCTCAATACAATGGCCTCAGCGTGGATGACGTCATCGATATCCACTCGAAGCCTTTGTACAGGGTCTACATGCTAGGCTTCACCCCAGGCTTTGCCTATCTGGGTGGAATGGACGAGAAGATAGCCACCCCCCGCTTGGAAAAACCGAGGCTGAAAGTTCCCGCCGGAAGCGTGGGCATAGCTGGAAAGCAGACGGGCATATATCCCCTCGAAAGTCCCGGTGGCTGGCGGCTTATCGGCAGAACTCCTCTGAAGCTTTTTGATCCAAGGAAAGACCCACCGACGCTCCTCCAGCCTGGCGACTACGTGAAGTTTGTGCCGATAAGTGAGGAGGAGTTCTGGGAGCTTTACAGAGGGGGTCAGGACAATGATTGA
- a CDS encoding LamB/YcsF family protein: MKVDLNSDLGESFGRYKLGLDEEVMKYITSANVATGWHAGDPLVMRKTVRLAKEKGVAVGAHPGYPDLLGFGRRYMKLTPEEARNYILYQIGALHAFTKAEGMELQHVKPHGALYNALVKDEELARAVIEGITDFDRRIIFVMLSGSRPAEIAEEMGLKVAHEVFADRAYNPDGTLVLRGKPGAVIHDKELIAERVVSMVKDGGVKAINGEWIELRADTICVHGDNPKAVEIAAYIRRVLEDEGINVVPMGEFIR; the protein is encoded by the coding sequence GTGAAGGTTGACCTGAACTCGGACCTGGGTGAGAGCTTCGGCCGCTATAAACTTGGTCTCGATGAGGAAGTCATGAAATACATTACCAGCGCTAACGTTGCCACTGGCTGGCATGCGGGAGACCCGCTCGTCATGAGGAAGACTGTCAGACTTGCGAAGGAGAAGGGTGTTGCCGTTGGAGCGCATCCGGGTTATCCAGATTTGCTTGGCTTCGGGAGGAGATACATGAAGCTGACTCCTGAAGAGGCGAGGAACTACATTCTCTACCAGATAGGTGCGCTTCACGCCTTCACAAAGGCTGAGGGGATGGAACTCCAGCACGTCAAGCCCCACGGTGCCCTTTACAATGCCCTCGTGAAGGATGAAGAGCTCGCAAGGGCCGTGATTGAGGGAATCACCGACTTCGACAGAAGGATTATTTTCGTGATGCTCTCCGGCTCAAGACCGGCAGAGATTGCCGAGGAGATGGGACTAAAGGTTGCCCATGAGGTCTTCGCCGACAGAGCCTATAACCCGGACGGTACGCTTGTTCTAAGGGGGAAGCCCGGGGCGGTAATACACGACAAAGAGCTCATAGCCGAGCGCGTTGTCTCTATGGTGAAGGACGGCGGCGTTAAGGCCATCAACGGGGAGTGGATCGAGCTCAGAGCCGACACAATCTGTGTCCATGGAGACAACCCGAAGGCAGTGGAGATAGCAGCTTATATCAGGCGCGTCCTCGAAGATGAGGGCATCAATGTAGTGCCTATGGGTGAGTTCATAAGGTGA